The following proteins come from a genomic window of Spongiibacter tropicus DSM 19543:
- the dmpG gene encoding 4-hydroxy-2-oxovalerate aldolase: MNLEGKKVVLHDMCLRDGMHAKRHQISLDEMVSIASGLDQAGMPLIEVTHGDGLGGASVNYGFPAHSDEEYLKAVVGAVKNAKISALLLPGIGTVDHLKMAADLGVSTIRVATHCTEADVSEQHIGMASEMGLDTVGFLMMTHMISAEEIVVQAKLMESYGANCIYCTDSAGYMLPDQVQERIALLRRELKPETELGFHAHHNLSLGVMNSLVAVEAGANRIDGSVAGLGAGAGNTPLEVLVAVLDRMGADHGIDLYKIMDVAEDRVTPIMDHPIRIDRDSLTLGYAGVYSSFLLFAKRAEAKYGVSARDILVELGQRRTVGGQEDMIEDLALDMAKERGLI; this comes from the coding sequence ATGAATTTAGAAGGTAAAAAAGTCGTTCTGCACGATATGTGTCTGCGCGATGGGATGCACGCCAAGCGCCACCAGATCTCGCTAGACGAAATGGTCAGCATCGCCTCGGGCTTGGATCAGGCCGGTATGCCGCTGATTGAAGTGACCCACGGCGATGGTCTGGGTGGCGCTTCGGTGAACTACGGGTTTCCCGCGCACAGCGACGAGGAGTACCTGAAAGCGGTTGTTGGTGCGGTGAAAAACGCCAAGATTTCTGCATTGTTGCTGCCCGGTATCGGTACGGTTGACCACCTGAAAATGGCGGCGGACCTGGGCGTTAGCACGATTCGTGTAGCCACTCACTGCACAGAGGCCGATGTGTCTGAACAGCACATTGGTATGGCCAGTGAAATGGGCCTGGATACCGTTGGCTTCCTGATGATGACCCACATGATCAGCGCCGAAGAAATCGTGGTGCAGGCCAAGTTGATGGAGTCCTATGGCGCCAACTGTATTTACTGCACCGATTCCGCCGGTTACATGCTGCCGGATCAGGTTCAGGAGCGTATTGCGCTGCTGCGCCGCGAGCTGAAGCCGGAAACCGAACTGGGTTTCCACGCCCACCACAACCTCAGCCTGGGCGTGATGAACTCGCTGGTGGCAGTGGAAGCCGGTGCTAACCGCATCGACGGCTCTGTTGCCGGCTTGGGCGCGGGCGCCGGGAATACGCCGCTGGAAGTCCTGGTGGCGGTGCTGGACCGCATGGGAGCGGATCACGGTATCGATCTTTACAAGATCATGGATGTGGCCGAAGACCGCGTGACGCCGATTATGGATCACCCGATCCGTATCGACCGCGACTCGCTGACCCTGGGTTATGCCGGTGTTTATTCATCGTTCCTGCTGTTCGCCAAGCGCGCGGAAGCCAAGTACGGCGTGTCGGCGCGGGATATTCTGGTCGAACTGGGACAGCGCCGCACAGTGGGCGGTCAGGAAGACATGATCGAAGATCTGGCGCTGGATATGGCCAAAGAGCGCGGCCTGATTTAA
- a CDS encoding acetaldehyde dehydrogenase (acetylating), with product MAEKIRAAIIGPGNIGTDLLMKAMRSELIEPVWMVGVDPDSPGLARAKEMGLKVTSEGVDGMLATMREDGVQICFDATSAYVHAENSRKVNEQGALMVDLTPAAIGPYCVPPVNLKDAVAEKVMNVNMVTCGGQATIPMVAAVSRVQPVNYGEIVATVSSKSVGPGTRKNIDEFTRTTAGAVEKIGGASKGKAIIVINPAEPPLIMRDTIHCLTEGEPDQEAIRKSVDDMVAEVQKYVPGYRLKNGPIFDGNRVSMFMEVEGLGDFLPKYAGNLDIMTAAALRTAEMFAEEILAGRFSPSAA from the coding sequence ATGGCTGAAAAAATCCGCGCGGCCATCATCGGGCCGGGCAATATCGGCACAGACCTGTTGATGAAAGCAATGCGCTCCGAGCTGATCGAACCTGTGTGGATGGTTGGGGTTGATCCTGACTCTCCGGGCTTGGCACGTGCCAAGGAAATGGGCTTAAAAGTGACCTCTGAGGGCGTGGACGGCATGTTGGCCACCATGCGTGAAGACGGCGTACAGATTTGCTTCGATGCGACCTCAGCCTATGTTCACGCGGAGAATTCGCGCAAGGTGAACGAGCAGGGCGCGCTGATGGTGGATTTAACGCCTGCCGCAATTGGTCCTTACTGCGTACCACCGGTCAATCTGAAAGACGCCGTGGCCGAAAAGGTGATGAACGTAAACATGGTGACCTGCGGCGGTCAGGCAACGATTCCGATGGTTGCTGCCGTGTCCCGCGTGCAGCCGGTCAACTACGGTGAAATCGTGGCAACCGTCAGCTCCAAATCTGTCGGCCCCGGCACTCGCAAAAATATCGATGAGTTCACCCGTACCACGGCAGGCGCTGTGGAAAAAATCGGTGGTGCCAGCAAAGGCAAGGCGATTATCGTCATCAATCCGGCGGAACCGCCGCTGATCATGCGCGACACTATCCACTGTCTTACCGAGGGCGAGCCCGATCAGGAGGCCATTCGCAAGTCCGTGGACGATATGGTCGCAGAGGTGCAGAAATACGTGCCCGGTTACCGACTGAAAAATGGGCCGATCTTCGATGGCAATCGTGTGTCGATGTTCATGGAGGTTGAGGGCCTGGGTGACTTCCTGCCGAAGTACGCTGGTAACCTGGATATTATGACTGCGGCGGCACTGCGCACCGCAGAGATGTTTGCCGAAGAAATTCTGGCAGGCCGTTTCTCACCGTCGGCTGCCTGA
- a CDS encoding fumarylacetoacetate hydrolase family protein — protein sequence MDSSRIDALGDELYDALRTQQSIAPLTAREPDITIDDAYYISLRMLRRREADGEKVVGKKIGVTSKVVQEMLGVHQPDFGFLTDAMTFDNGAAVPVAGHLIQPRAEAEIGFRLKKDLQGPGVTEADVLDATDCIMPCFEIVDSRIDNWKIAIQDTVADNASCGVYVLGETEADPKAFDLPALKIKVWKNGEFLSEGLGEAVQGNPLTAVAWLANTLGRFGIPFKAGEVILSGSLVPLEPVQAGDSLRMELEGIGSAEISFV from the coding sequence ATGGACAGTTCACGTATCGACGCCCTGGGCGACGAATTGTATGACGCGCTGCGTACACAGCAGAGTATTGCACCGCTGACCGCCCGCGAGCCCGATATCACCATCGACGACGCCTACTATATTTCCCTGCGTATGCTGCGACGCCGCGAAGCGGACGGGGAGAAAGTGGTCGGTAAAAAAATTGGTGTAACCAGCAAGGTTGTGCAGGAAATGCTCGGCGTACACCAGCCGGATTTCGGCTTTCTGACGGACGCCATGACCTTTGATAACGGTGCTGCGGTGCCCGTGGCTGGCCATCTGATTCAGCCGCGCGCGGAGGCGGAAATCGGTTTTCGCTTGAAGAAGGATTTGCAGGGGCCGGGTGTGACGGAAGCCGATGTACTGGATGCCACTGACTGCATCATGCCCTGTTTCGAAATTGTCGATTCGCGTATCGACAACTGGAAGATTGCCATTCAAGACACCGTAGCCGACAACGCCTCCTGCGGTGTGTACGTGCTGGGTGAGACCGAAGCCGACCCCAAGGCGTTTGATTTGCCAGCGCTGAAAATCAAGGTGTGGAAGAACGGCGAGTTTCTCAGCGAGGGACTGGGCGAGGCGGTGCAGGGCAATCCGCTGACAGCCGTTGCCTGGTTGGCGAATACGCTGGGCCGCTTCGGTATTCCGTTCAAGGCGGGCGAGGTCATTTTGTCCGGTTCACTGGTGCCGCTTGAGCCGGTGCAAGCGGGCGACAGCCTGCGCATGGAACTGGAAGGCATTGGCAGTGCTGAGATCAGCTTCGTCTGA
- a CDS encoding alpha/beta fold hydrolase has translation MSERVAGLPEGQYADLDNGHRIHYLDQGQGPVIVFLHGSGSGASGHSNFKYNYPWFVEQGYRVIVPDLIGYGYSDKPDDVEYPLDFFVECVHQTLQTIGVERYSLVGNSLGGAIAIKYTLDYPSLVEKLILMAPGGLEQQADYFTMPGMQVMKEVFTSGPMAPERLEDFIRRGLVYDDSVVDAQLVSERWGIFQQQNSQVITTMTVPELTDRLGEIACPTLAFWGVNEKMMPETGIMKLAKGIPDIRLTLVSQCGHWVMVEHRELFNRQTLDFLQNG, from the coding sequence ATGAGCGAACGAGTCGCGGGCCTCCCCGAGGGCCAATACGCCGATCTGGATAACGGCCATCGAATCCACTATCTGGATCAGGGGCAAGGACCGGTTATCGTCTTTTTGCATGGCAGTGGCAGCGGTGCCAGCGGCCACAGCAATTTCAAGTACAACTATCCCTGGTTTGTGGAGCAGGGCTACCGGGTGATCGTACCCGACCTTATTGGTTACGGTTATTCCGACAAACCCGATGACGTCGAATATCCGCTCGATTTTTTTGTGGAGTGTGTTCACCAGACGCTGCAGACAATTGGTGTGGAACGCTACAGTCTGGTGGGGAATTCCTTGGGTGGCGCGATCGCCATCAAGTACACGCTGGATTATCCCAGTCTGGTTGAGAAACTGATTCTGATGGCGCCGGGTGGTCTGGAGCAGCAGGCCGACTACTTCACCATGCCCGGCATGCAGGTGATGAAAGAGGTCTTTACCTCGGGGCCAATGGCGCCAGAGCGTCTCGAGGACTTTATCCGGCGGGGGCTGGTTTATGACGACAGCGTGGTAGACGCGCAGCTTGTCAGTGAGCGCTGGGGTATTTTCCAGCAGCAGAACAGCCAGGTTATTACGACAATGACTGTGCCGGAATTGACCGATCGCTTGGGTGAAATAGCCTGCCCGACGCTGGCCTTCTGGGGGGTGAATGAAAAAATGATGCCGGAGACCGGCATTATGAAGCTGGCGAAAGGGATTCCCGATATCCGCCTGACCCTGGTTTCTCAGTGCGGGCACTGGGTCATGGTGGAGCACCGTGAGCTGTTCAATCGCCAGACCCTCGACTTTTTGCAGAACGGATAA